A genomic segment from Polyangium mundeleinium encodes:
- a CDS encoding S8 family serine peptidase, giving the protein MRRFRWIHLLALPSLLAACGGEPDGEQAYENGDAYDPSSVVTREQNETPEFWFVELEEAPLLRGGSESLLLQQKVVFKAEAEKRGIPFTERLSFHRLWNGLSIRVAPEHVADLARIPGVKSVWPVIPIQQEDTPDDSGGAQMDMATAIAMTGVDIARSQLGLTGEKIRVGIIDSGVDYDHPDLGGGCFGPGCRVQYGYDFVGDGFQAGVAGAYALPDADPDDCGGHGTHVAGIVGANGSVVGVAPNVTLGAYRVFGCAGSTNPDIMIQAMERAQQDGMRVVNMSIGSGYQWPQYPTAVAASNLSKSGTIVSCSGGNNGDRGVWATGAPGVGTNVIASASAENTHIAQPSFAITPDGKSIGYNAGSGVPFAPFTGTLPLVATATPNTIATDACTVNPPAAGSLQGKVVLIKRGGCTFFEKSKNAEAAGAAAIVVYNNAAGALVPGVTIPAGSPAGTTPVGVPVVGITMADGDLIVQRMASGAVSLTWTDDTVTSPNSLGGRISSFSSWGAGPDLSFKPDLTSPGGSIYSTYPLELGGFTSQSGTSMASPHTAGAIALLIEATGETNFDAIRTRLQNTAQPVLWGIDPSQGILDSAHRQGAGLIRVDQAALTKASVWPSRIAIGETTGPTTHTITLKNDTNESITYDVTHQPGVSTVGTYGTPQALSQPTVPPNATFSAQIVTVPANGTATVDVTVTPNPNLADRGVFGGFIQFAQTGGTKTLRVPYIGLKGDYQSIVALVPTAQGFPWLSRQKDATTYTKENAGAVFSMSGTTNVPNVTVHMEHQVTTVKVDIVEAAGLQKPWGTAYTYTYVGRNADPTGTYSFAWNGTTTVGKNVVTVPNGNYVMKMSVLKALGDANNPAHWETWTSPSFKVERP; this is encoded by the coding sequence ATGAGGCGCTTTCGCTGGATTCACCTACTTGCATTGCCCTCCTTGCTCGCGGCTTGCGGCGGAGAGCCCGACGGCGAGCAGGCGTACGAGAACGGGGATGCGTACGATCCCTCGTCGGTCGTGACGCGTGAGCAGAACGAGACCCCCGAGTTCTGGTTCGTGGAGCTCGAAGAGGCGCCGCTCCTGCGCGGCGGGTCGGAGTCGTTGCTCCTCCAGCAAAAGGTCGTGTTCAAGGCCGAGGCCGAGAAACGGGGCATCCCGTTCACCGAGCGGCTCTCGTTCCACCGGCTGTGGAACGGGCTTTCGATCCGGGTCGCGCCCGAGCACGTCGCGGATCTCGCGCGAATCCCCGGCGTCAAGTCGGTGTGGCCGGTGATCCCGATCCAGCAGGAGGACACGCCGGACGACAGCGGCGGCGCGCAGATGGACATGGCGACGGCGATCGCGATGACGGGCGTCGACATCGCGCGGAGCCAGCTCGGGCTCACGGGCGAGAAGATCCGCGTCGGCATCATCGACAGCGGCGTCGATTACGATCACCCCGATCTCGGCGGCGGGTGCTTCGGTCCGGGGTGCCGGGTCCAGTACGGCTACGATTTCGTCGGCGACGGGTTCCAGGCGGGTGTCGCGGGGGCGTATGCCCTTCCCGATGCGGATCCGGACGATTGCGGCGGGCATGGGACACACGTCGCCGGCATCGTCGGCGCGAATGGCTCGGTCGTCGGCGTCGCGCCCAACGTCACGCTCGGCGCGTATCGCGTGTTCGGCTGCGCGGGGTCGACGAACCCGGACATCATGATCCAGGCGATGGAGCGGGCGCAGCAGGACGGCATGCGTGTCGTCAACATGAGCATCGGCTCCGGCTATCAATGGCCGCAGTATCCGACGGCCGTCGCGGCGTCGAACCTCTCGAAGAGCGGCACGATCGTCTCCTGCTCGGGCGGCAACAACGGCGACCGCGGCGTCTGGGCCACGGGCGCGCCTGGCGTCGGGACGAACGTCATTGCCTCGGCCTCCGCCGAAAACACGCACATCGCGCAGCCCTCGTTTGCCATCACGCCGGATGGCAAGTCCATCGGGTACAACGCGGGCTCGGGCGTGCCTTTCGCGCCGTTCACGGGCACGCTGCCCCTGGTGGCCACGGCGACGCCGAACACGATCGCCACGGACGCGTGCACCGTGAATCCGCCGGCAGCGGGGAGCCTCCAGGGCAAGGTGGTGCTCATCAAGCGCGGTGGCTGCACGTTCTTCGAGAAATCGAAGAATGCGGAGGCCGCAGGCGCCGCGGCCATCGTCGTGTACAACAACGCGGCCGGCGCGCTCGTCCCCGGCGTCACGATTCCCGCGGGCTCGCCCGCAGGGACGACGCCCGTGGGGGTCCCGGTCGTCGGAATCACGATGGCGGACGGCGACCTCATCGTCCAGCGCATGGCCTCGGGAGCTGTGTCCTTGACGTGGACGGACGACACGGTCACCTCACCGAACAGCCTCGGCGGGCGCATTTCGTCGTTCAGCTCGTGGGGTGCGGGGCCGGACCTCTCGTTCAAGCCCGACCTCACGTCGCCGGGCGGGTCGATTTATTCGACGTATCCGCTGGAGCTCGGCGGGTTCACCTCGCAGAGCGGCACGTCGATGGCCTCGCCGCACACGGCGGGCGCGATTGCGCTGCTCATCGAGGCGACGGGCGAGACGAACTTCGACGCGATTCGCACGCGGCTCCAGAACACGGCGCAGCCGGTCCTCTGGGGCATCGATCCGTCGCAGGGCATCCTCGACAGCGCGCACCGTCAGGGCGCGGGCCTCATCCGCGTCGACCAGGCCGCGCTCACGAAGGCCAGCGTGTGGCCGAGCCGCATTGCGATCGGCGAGACGACGGGCCCCACGACGCACACGATCACGCTGAAGAACGACACCAACGAGTCTATCACGTACGACGTCACGCACCAGCCGGGCGTCTCCACGGTGGGCACGTACGGCACGCCGCAGGCGCTCTCGCAGCCGACCGTACCACCGAACGCGACGTTCAGCGCGCAAATCGTGACCGTCCCGGCGAACGGCACGGCGACGGTGGACGTGACGGTCACGCCGAACCCGAACCTCGCCGATCGGGGCGTGTTCGGCGGCTTCATCCAGTTCGCGCAGACGGGCGGCACCAAGACGCTCCGCGTGCCGTACATCGGCCTCAAGGGTGATTACCAATCGATCGTCGCGCTCGTCCCGACGGCGCAAGGCTTCCCGTGGCTGTCGCGTCAAAAGGACGCGACGACGTACACCAAGGAAAACGCGGGCGCGGTGTTCTCGATGTCGGGCACGACCAACGTGCCGAACGTCACGGTGCACATGGAGCACCAGGTGACGACGGTGAAGGTCGATATCGTCGAGGCCGCGGGCCTCCAGAAGCCCTGGGGCACCGCCTACACGTATACGTACGTCGGGCGAAACGCGGATCCGACGGGCACGTACTCGTTTGCCTGGAATGGGACCACGACGGTCGGCAAGAACGTGGTCACCGTGCCGAATGGCAATTACGTGATGAAGATGAGCGTGCTGAAGGCGCTCGGCGACGCGAACAACCCGGCGCACTGGGAAACCTGGACGTCGCCGTCGTTCAAGGTCGAGCGGCCCTGA
- a CDS encoding sensor histidine kinase, with product MSTPPRASMRSLVRSFVVLVAVSVALQLASLMAVREIGRRTEQSRLLLSASDATRDLLDRYASTTYLAVVGLSTSDWELLLRQRKLAKEFEEQLSKNFAALRQGGKAHIGGAEVSLVSEDDPATKERLAATDSLWAEVRTSAVRVLRSDNQSLRNNPDIERFQTASQRLTEALVTLDADIRQRAEPDLRWLGQAQRALPVGTVALMLLLGAFVYRRILLPFDASMKDLARSEGALRVARDELECRVEERTAELSAANAALVAERERLAHANQALEAQREELHRANAELERQEQALRRSNEELERRVEERTAELREAQQRSLELARQAGMTEIASNVLHNVGNVLNNLNTASAMLAERLRALRVDPILKAAEMLEAQKPDLAGFFSKDERGRRLPEYFGKLGQNLTAERGELLSLVGALEGHVAHIRAVVDFQQSYATVTNLDEPVDLAVVLEDALRMAVPSGGRGGVVIDRALSSLPRALCDKHKVLQIVLNLLGNAKWALGEREGENKRLAVRLARPAEDRVRIQIIDNGVGIDSALLTKIFQHGFTTRKGGHGFGLHASALVARAMGGTLVAESEGPGLGATFTLEFPFRSAEA from the coding sequence ATGAGCACGCCGCCGCGCGCGAGCATGCGCAGCCTCGTCCGGTCCTTCGTGGTGCTCGTCGCCGTGAGCGTGGCCTTGCAGCTCGCCTCGCTGATGGCGGTGCGCGAGATCGGCCGCCGCACCGAGCAAAGCCGCCTCTTGCTTTCGGCCTCCGACGCCACGCGGGATCTCCTGGATCGTTATGCGAGCACGACGTACCTCGCGGTCGTGGGGCTGTCCACGTCCGACTGGGAACTTTTGCTCCGGCAGCGAAAGCTGGCGAAGGAATTTGAGGAGCAACTCTCGAAGAATTTCGCCGCGTTGCGGCAGGGGGGAAAGGCGCATATCGGCGGCGCGGAGGTCTCGCTCGTCTCCGAGGACGATCCTGCGACGAAGGAGCGGCTCGCCGCGACGGATTCTTTATGGGCCGAGGTGCGGACGAGCGCCGTGCGTGTGCTTCGCTCGGACAACCAATCGCTCCGGAACAACCCCGATATCGAGCGATTCCAGACGGCGTCGCAGCGACTCACGGAGGCGCTCGTCACGCTCGATGCGGACATCCGCCAGCGCGCCGAGCCCGATCTGCGCTGGCTCGGGCAGGCGCAACGGGCGCTACCGGTGGGGACCGTGGCGCTGATGCTCTTGCTCGGCGCGTTCGTCTACCGGCGCATTCTCCTGCCCTTCGACGCATCCATGAAGGACCTCGCGCGGAGCGAGGGCGCATTACGCGTGGCGCGCGACGAGCTCGAATGTCGGGTGGAGGAGCGCACGGCGGAGCTCTCGGCGGCAAACGCCGCGCTCGTGGCGGAGCGCGAGAGGCTCGCACATGCAAATCAGGCGCTCGAGGCGCAACGCGAGGAGCTTCACCGGGCCAATGCCGAGCTCGAACGACAGGAGCAGGCGCTCCGGCGGTCCAACGAGGAGCTCGAACGGCGGGTGGAGGAGCGCACGGCGGAGCTCCGCGAGGCGCAGCAGCGCTCGCTCGAGCTCGCGCGGCAGGCGGGCATGACGGAGATCGCCTCCAACGTGCTGCACAACGTGGGCAATGTGCTGAACAACCTGAACACCGCGAGCGCGATGCTCGCGGAGCGGCTGCGGGCGCTGCGGGTCGATCCCATTCTCAAGGCCGCCGAGATGCTGGAGGCGCAGAAGCCAGACCTGGCCGGGTTTTTCTCGAAAGACGAGCGCGGGCGCAGGCTGCCGGAGTATTTTGGAAAGCTCGGCCAGAACCTCACCGCCGAGCGGGGCGAGCTGCTCTCCTTGGTGGGCGCGCTCGAGGGGCACGTGGCGCATATCCGCGCGGTCGTCGATTTCCAGCAGAGTTATGCCACGGTGACGAACCTGGACGAGCCCGTGGATCTCGCGGTGGTCCTGGAGGACGCGCTGCGCATGGCCGTGCCGAGCGGCGGTCGGGGCGGTGTGGTCATCGATCGGGCGCTTTCGTCTTTGCCGCGGGCGCTCTGCGACAAACACAAGGTGCTGCAGATCGTCCTGAATCTCCTCGGCAATGCAAAATGGGCGCTCGGCGAGCGCGAGGGTGAGAACAAGCGCCTCGCGGTGCGGCTCGCGCGGCCGGCGGAGGACCGGGTGCGCATTCAGATCATCGACAATGGCGTGGGGATCGACTCCGCCTTGCTCACGAAGATCTTCCAGCACGGGTTCACGACGCGGAAAGGCGGCCACGGCTTCGGGCTGCACGCCTCGGCGCTCGTGGCCCGCGCCATGGGCGGGACCCTCGTCGCGGAGAGCGAGGGTCCGGGCCTCGGGGCGACGTTCACGCTGGAGTTTCCGTTTCGATCTGCGGAGGCGTGA
- a CDS encoding SDR family oxidoreductase has translation MSPPRVLLAGATGAVGSEVLRLLRERGHFVRTFSRNAKNAEKIRPLASEVVLGDATRADSLNEALAGINVVVSCLGANVALGTAERRSFRDVDLVAHENLLAAARRASATRFVYLSAHPGPGYDHTRYMRAHLDTEDMLRASGLSCTFVRPTGIYSALGDLIDMARWGVGSVAGDGTAKANPVHPVCVAEVMASVTEDGPEIVTVGGPEIMTREEIMRLAFEVVGKEPRIMHVPPGVFRFGSAMLRLLHPRLSDMLEFVAAVTTSDSVAEARGTRPLRPWFEALARQ, from the coding sequence ATGAGTCCACCGCGTGTTCTCCTCGCCGGCGCGACCGGCGCCGTCGGCTCCGAGGTCCTGCGATTGCTCCGCGAGCGTGGCCATTTCGTGCGCACGTTCTCCCGGAACGCAAAAAACGCCGAAAAAATCCGCCCGCTCGCGAGCGAGGTCGTCCTCGGGGATGCGACGCGCGCGGATTCGCTCAACGAGGCCCTCGCGGGGATCAACGTCGTCGTGTCGTGCCTCGGCGCGAACGTCGCGCTGGGGACGGCCGAGCGGCGCTCCTTTCGCGACGTGGATCTCGTCGCCCACGAAAACCTCCTCGCAGCGGCGCGGCGCGCCTCGGCTACGCGTTTCGTGTACCTCTCGGCCCACCCTGGCCCTGGCTACGATCACACGCGGTACATGCGCGCGCACCTCGACACGGAGGACATGCTCCGCGCGTCGGGCCTCTCGTGCACGTTCGTCCGGCCAACCGGCATTTATTCGGCGCTCGGCGATCTGATCGACATGGCCCGGTGGGGGGTGGGGTCCGTCGCGGGAGACGGAACGGCAAAAGCAAACCCGGTGCATCCGGTCTGCGTCGCTGAGGTGATGGCGTCCGTGACCGAGGACGGGCCCGAAATCGTCACCGTGGGGGGCCCGGAGATCATGACCCGCGAGGAGATCATGCGGCTCGCGTTCGAGGTCGTGGGAAAAGAGCCACGAATCATGCACGTGCCGCCGGGCGTGTTCCGGTTTGGGAGCGCCATGCTGCGGCTGCTGCACCCGCGCCTCTCCGATATGCTCGAATTCGTCGCGGCCGTCACGACCTCGGATTCGGTGGCCGAAGCGCGAGGGACGCGCCCGCTCCGGCCGTGGTTCGAGGCGCTCGCGCGTCAGTAA
- a CDS encoding citrate synthase, which translates to MTTTTPGPGYLTANEAVTFLSVKRSTLYTYVSRGLLRSVPCPGGRGRYYLREDVERLKARSEAHAGRSGPDSDVERSSSRTFITQMSPEGPRYRGYAVGALVREGISFEAVAELLWTGRLPSSEVRGSSWTSSDEDWRDVLSILRRTCDALALLSLPSAPLDVVRLGLLFWSLHRHGKATTYPQANLVEARALLRLVAALPATCRGATRALAAARAPSLAESLAIAWLPSEVDSSASRRVALLDRALSLAADHAVEPPALAARATAHAGGSLAACVLAGVEALSGGEHAGVCAELADWIESLETTAKVREFVADRLDHGKPIPGFGRLAGADPRAAILLDAASSFAPADRRVQRAIALVESARMFGEPGLEVGLVALAAALGLPSGAPAAILTVGRVAGLVAHVLEAENRY; encoded by the coding sequence ATGACGACGACCACGCCGGGTCCTGGATACCTCACGGCGAACGAGGCCGTGACGTTTCTTTCCGTCAAGCGATCGACACTCTACACGTACGTGAGCCGAGGCCTTTTGCGCAGCGTCCCGTGCCCCGGAGGGCGCGGCAGGTATTACCTGCGCGAGGACGTCGAGCGATTGAAAGCGCGGAGCGAGGCGCACGCCGGCCGGTCCGGGCCCGATTCCGATGTGGAGCGGAGCTCGTCCCGGACGTTCATCACGCAGATGTCCCCCGAGGGACCACGGTATCGAGGGTACGCCGTCGGCGCGCTCGTGCGCGAGGGCATTTCGTTCGAGGCCGTGGCCGAGCTCCTCTGGACCGGGAGGCTCCCCTCGAGCGAGGTGCGCGGCTCGTCGTGGACCTCGTCCGACGAGGATTGGCGCGACGTCCTTTCCATCCTGCGCCGGACATGCGACGCGCTCGCGCTTCTCTCCTTGCCTTCGGCGCCCCTCGATGTGGTGCGCCTCGGCCTCCTCTTCTGGTCGCTGCACCGGCACGGCAAAGCCACCACGTACCCGCAAGCGAACCTCGTCGAGGCGCGCGCGCTGCTCCGGCTGGTCGCCGCATTGCCCGCCACCTGCCGCGGGGCCACGCGCGCCCTCGCGGCCGCACGCGCGCCGTCCCTCGCCGAGAGCCTCGCCATTGCGTGGCTTCCATCCGAAGTGGATTCCAGCGCTTCGAGGCGCGTGGCGCTGCTCGATCGAGCGCTCTCGCTCGCCGCCGATCATGCCGTCGAGCCGCCCGCGCTCGCCGCGCGCGCCACCGCGCATGCGGGCGGCAGCCTCGCGGCCTGCGTGCTCGCGGGCGTGGAGGCGCTTTCGGGGGGCGAGCACGCCGGGGTATGCGCAGAACTCGCGGATTGGATCGAGTCCCTCGAGACGACCGCGAAGGTCAGGGAATTCGTGGCCGATCGCCTCGACCACGGGAAGCCCATTCCCGGCTTCGGCCGTCTTGCCGGGGCGGATCCTCGCGCGGCGATTCTGCTCGACGCCGCGTCCTCGTTTGCGCCCGCGGATCGACGGGTCCAGCGCGCCATCGCCCTCGTCGAGTCCGCCCGCATGTTCGGGGAGCCCGGCCTCGAAGTGGGGCTCGTCGCCCTCGCCGCGGCGCTCGGATTGCCCTCGGGCGCGCCGGCTGCGATCCTCACCGTCGGCCGCGTGGCCGGGCTCGTCGCACACGTCCTCGAAGCCGAAAATCGTTACTGA
- a CDS encoding neutral/alkaline non-lysosomal ceramidase N-terminal domain-containing protein, which produces MVDPLAHCQFETPPERPSKPANAPTDVKAGYGAAVLPMPIGTPVGGYASRAIGLGGAKPVDDRPRRFGKSLVPTVGIHDAPRAEALALEAGGERVVVVRVDAPLLNENTLFELESKVASDGSMRGRIIMTASHSHAAWAGYQPSFILMPGVDRPKSALAERAIAAMADAVKQALDGLAPAKIGVTVEKDFDPNDEVNRDRRGENNMIPGPDGNDAGKGKDPTLWVLRVDKADGAPLAALVDFPIHGTIGGGDNPLVSTDAPGAIARALSAELGYPVMHVQGAAGDVSPAGHEGRNACPDSLRCLDIPRLETLGARATELIAPIIGGVQTGDKAALEIVTRSYYIGREGVVKRPDGTELRYAPYDPNVEEYVPDGVLLDENGKVKSPIDEFNTYAGAGLCGEQTGLGAIAGLPGAISMPVYGSCLEIAKGGSIIFGIFDVDTEMPLPLCDSVRTTAAALRISGTPTGDYLVVTAPGEPVAPWAAYLRSLSPAGPDRTLLIGYADDHVGYILTGEDWLAGGYEPSINVWGPLEGEQILAGVLEAAKLAWTPEIEDPEVGSSRFAAWKYPDEAPFTRLETTDHGTSASASPALFWPDTVTAEVSAAEVPRAVGAARFAWYGGDPAVDMPVVFIEREAALGMYQPLADVKGRPATSYEGAIVTTYSPDPVNAEAPEHHVYTATWQPVPPDLYSAQKPMLPFSLPLGKYRFRVKGKALAASGETTYEITSPPFEVVAAPLSPASTATRGASSIDLVANLGTAPGLRALRVGPSDTGVPLLGPWTVTVTFANNQTKVIEVDPDAEGKASVPLTMQEAQDAKSVEIRDVAGNGGTLSVP; this is translated from the coding sequence GTGGTCGACCCGCTGGCCCATTGCCAGTTCGAAACCCCGCCGGAGCGCCCGTCCAAACCGGCGAATGCCCCAACGGACGTCAAGGCCGGCTACGGCGCCGCCGTCCTGCCCATGCCCATCGGCACGCCCGTGGGCGGCTACGCGTCCCGCGCCATCGGCCTCGGCGGCGCCAAGCCCGTCGACGACCGGCCTCGGCGCTTCGGCAAGAGCCTCGTGCCCACCGTGGGCATCCACGACGCGCCGCGTGCCGAGGCCCTCGCCCTCGAAGCCGGCGGCGAGCGCGTGGTCGTCGTGCGCGTCGACGCGCCGCTCCTCAACGAGAACACGCTCTTCGAGCTCGAATCGAAGGTCGCCTCCGACGGCTCCATGCGCGGCCGCATCATCATGACCGCCTCGCACAGCCACGCCGCCTGGGCCGGCTACCAGCCGAGCTTCATCCTCATGCCCGGCGTCGATCGCCCCAAATCCGCGCTCGCCGAGCGCGCCATCGCCGCCATGGCCGACGCCGTGAAGCAGGCGCTCGACGGCCTCGCCCCCGCGAAGATCGGCGTCACGGTCGAGAAGGACTTTGACCCGAACGACGAGGTCAACCGCGACCGGCGCGGCGAAAACAACATGATCCCCGGGCCCGACGGCAACGACGCGGGCAAGGGGAAGGACCCGACGCTCTGGGTCCTGCGTGTCGACAAGGCCGACGGCGCGCCCCTCGCGGCCCTCGTCGATTTCCCCATCCACGGCACGATCGGCGGCGGCGACAATCCGCTCGTCTCGACCGACGCCCCCGGCGCCATCGCGCGCGCGCTGAGCGCCGAGCTCGGCTATCCCGTCATGCACGTGCAGGGCGCGGCCGGCGACGTCTCGCCCGCGGGCCACGAGGGCCGCAACGCCTGCCCCGACTCGCTCCGTTGCCTCGACATTCCGCGCCTGGAGACGCTCGGCGCACGCGCGACCGAGCTCATCGCACCCATCATCGGCGGCGTCCAGACCGGCGACAAGGCCGCGCTCGAGATCGTCACGCGGAGCTATTACATCGGCCGCGAGGGCGTGGTGAAGCGCCCCGACGGCACCGAGCTCCGCTACGCGCCGTACGATCCGAACGTGGAGGAGTACGTGCCCGACGGCGTCCTCCTCGACGAGAATGGCAAGGTCAAGAGCCCCATCGACGAGTTCAACACCTACGCCGGCGCGGGCCTCTGCGGCGAGCAGACCGGCTTGGGCGCGATCGCCGGGCTCCCGGGCGCGATCAGCATGCCGGTCTATGGCTCATGCCTCGAAATCGCCAAGGGCGGCAGCATCATCTTCGGCATCTTCGACGTGGACACCGAGATGCCCTTGCCGCTCTGCGACTCCGTCCGCACGACGGCCGCGGCCCTTCGTATCTCCGGCACGCCGACCGGCGATTACCTCGTGGTCACCGCGCCTGGCGAGCCCGTCGCGCCCTGGGCGGCATACCTACGGAGCCTCTCGCCCGCGGGGCCGGATCGGACGTTGCTCATCGGGTATGCCGACGATCACGTCGGATACATCCTCACGGGCGAGGATTGGCTCGCCGGCGGCTACGAGCCCAGCATCAACGTATGGGGCCCGCTCGAAGGCGAGCAGATCCTCGCCGGCGTGCTCGAAGCGGCGAAGCTCGCCTGGACGCCCGAAATCGAGGATCCCGAGGTGGGCAGCTCGCGCTTTGCCGCCTGGAAATACCCCGACGAGGCGCCGTTCACGAGGCTCGAGACCACCGATCACGGCACCTCCGCGTCTGCGTCGCCTGCGCTTTTCTGGCCCGACACGGTCACGGCGGAGGTCTCGGCCGCGGAGGTGCCGCGTGCCGTCGGCGCCGCGCGCTTTGCCTGGTACGGCGGCGATCCGGCCGTCGACATGCCCGTGGTGTTCATCGAGCGCGAGGCCGCGCTCGGCATGTACCAGCCGCTCGCGGACGTGAAGGGCCGACCGGCCACGTCGTACGAGGGCGCGATTGTCACGACGTACTCACCCGACCCGGTGAACGCCGAGGCGCCGGAGCACCACGTCTACACGGCGACGTGGCAGCCCGTCCCGCCGGACCTCTACTCCGCGCAGAAGCCCATGCTGCCGTTCTCGCTCCCGCTCGGGAAATACCGCTTCCGCGTGAAGGGCAAGGCGCTCGCGGCGTCCGGGGAGACGACCTACGAGATCACGAGCCCGCCGTTCGAAGTCGTCGCCGCGCCGCTCTCGCCTGCGTCGACCGCGACGCGGGGCGCCTCGTCGATCGACCTCGTGGCGAACCTCGGAACGGCGCCGGGGCTTCGTGCTTTGCGTGTGGGGCCGAGCGATACGGGCGTGCCGCTGCTCGGCCCCTGGACGGTGACGGTGACGTTCGCGAACAACCAGACGAAGGTGATCGAGGTCGACCCCGACGCCGAGGGCAAGGCCAGCGTGCCGCTCACGATGCAGGAGGCGCAGGACGCGAAGTCGGTCGAGATTCGCGACGTGGCGGGCAATGGCGGCACGCTGAGCGTTCCTTGA
- a CDS encoding RNA polymerase sigma factor, translated as MEGENQSFTRASFQEAWSQSEPQLRKLCFRWTGRDPEAARDALGTVAVLAMEELTRSSGEISNVRAWLTRLARNACVDIHRERAIKRRAIERMTVEGGLESAHVESPEAEQMRRELDVLVRRAIDGLPPGLAETAKLRLVEEEPYEDIAGELSLSPETVRKRIQDARTRLRHELSTHVDEARTRGITRRVESRLSTR; from the coding sequence ATGGAGGGGGAGAACCAGAGCTTCACGCGTGCCTCTTTTCAAGAGGCTTGGTCGCAATCCGAGCCGCAGCTCCGGAAGCTCTGCTTTCGCTGGACAGGGAGGGATCCCGAGGCCGCGCGCGACGCGCTCGGCACGGTCGCCGTGCTCGCCATGGAGGAGCTCACGCGCAGCAGCGGCGAGATATCGAATGTACGCGCCTGGCTCACCCGGCTCGCGCGGAACGCTTGTGTCGACATCCACCGGGAGCGCGCGATCAAAAGGAGGGCGATCGAGCGGATGACCGTGGAAGGCGGGCTCGAATCGGCGCACGTGGAGTCCCCGGAGGCCGAGCAGATGCGGCGCGAGCTCGACGTGCTCGTAAGGAGGGCCATCGACGGCCTGCCGCCTGGGCTCGCCGAGACCGCGAAGCTCCGTCTCGTCGAGGAAGAACCTTACGAGGACATCGCCGGCGAGCTCTCGCTCTCGCCCGAGACCGTACGAAAACGTATCCAGGACGCGCGAACCCGTTTACGCCACGAGCTCTCGACGCACGTCGACGAGGCGAGGACCCGCGGAATCACGCGCAGGGTGGAGAGCCGTCTCTCCACCCGTTGA